Genomic segment of Panicum virgatum strain AP13 chromosome 9N, P.virgatum_v5, whole genome shotgun sequence:
GCATGCCGTCTTCTCTAGGGACTGATGGGCTCGCGCTGCTGCTGTGCCTAGCACGTCGTCTTTTACATGCCTGTGCGTGTAAAATAGGGCTTCCGAGTCTGGCTGGCTGAAGATTCAGTTgtgtttggactttggaggcGCAGTAGTTCAGTTGATGCAGCGTTAgcatataaaatatatatttaggaTTCCCCCTCGGGGAAATGGAAAAGTCCTTGAGGCTTGGCGGCCCCGGTCATCAGAATATTAGCAAAACAAATTGCAAATTTTGCAATGTCCAACATTGAGTCAGCCGAATAATATAAAGTCGTTTCCAGTATGAACCTAGGAGTTTGGAGGCGTAGGCCATTTAACAACTCGGGACagtcaacatgaaatccaaccgTATCATCCTCTCGTTCGCAGCGACACCAAATCGACCTGCTCGATCGGCATGCAGGCCCCGTGCATGAACGTACTCTCAGGATTCAGACATGGAAGTAAAGGCTTTAAACGAAGGTTCACACATGAAAAGGGCACGTCATCGGAGACCCAACTCCGATGTGGATCCTTGGCAGTTTAAGTTAACGAGGTCCAATGCAAGTCCAAACTACATGCTGCAAGAAGATCGCATGTGCCCTCGTTGTTTTTGTCTCGCATGCCACCGCCCGCCGATTTGGTCGGCTAACTTCAGCACGGTTGCGGAATCTGTTCTTTTGTATGATGTGTGAGCATGTTGATGTGTGAGCATGTTCAGATCGTAGAAAATCTAACGACGGGTGTAAGCATGTGATGGCTACGTACTAAACAACGTCACTCTACTATATATAGTGCATTGTATAATAACAGGACGACGTCGGCGAAGCACTTAtataagaaaaaagagaaatgaTGATGTGCAACATGACAAACGGAGAGGGAGATTAGAATTAGCATGCCGGTTCGTTCTTCAGGCTGATATAATTCAGCACACAGAAGGGGGAAGTTGTGCTACAGCCTACAGCATGGTTGGAACATCATAGACCACAATCACCGAAACTAGATGGATGCCCTCAGTTTGGGGATAATTCGAACTGTCtttgattttttatttattaagCAAGCATTATTTGCTTTTTGGATGAATCAGAAGAGATCTGTCAGATGACGTCAAATTATACGACTGAGAGCCGAAACTCCAGGCCCAACGTCGAGTTGTCGTCAATAATCGGCCCAGGCAGGAGGAGAATAAAAAGGTCCAACAGATTCCCACCAGGCCTACGAAAGGCTTTCCTTCACGTGATCGACAACAGGCCCAACTCTGCTAACTCAGCCCAGTCCCGAGGTTTGGGTCCACTACCGGCGGCCCGCCGTGGTACTGCAACGTCACGTCACGtcaccccccaaaaaaaaaaagaaaggaaagaggGAGAAATGCAGAAGGGCCGCTctcaaagcagcagcagcgggaaAACAACCGGTCTGGGCATCTCACTTGCGTGCTGATGAGCGGTATGATGATGTGCTAACGTCATCTGAAGTACACGTATAGCGATGACTTGTCACGATGCTCAATACTATATCGCCCACCTAAAAAAGATATAATTGAATGATGACGTCATATATGGTAATTGACTTGAGAGATGTTTGAAGTTTGAACTTCACCACGATATTACATTTGTCGCCCTGGACTGGACATCGTCTCAAGTCTGAACGGACTGAAACTTCCCCCAACGCGCACATCGCCATTCAATCTTGTTTAGTtgcgaaattcaaaattccaaatctatcacatcgaaagagaattttacatgcatgaaatattaaatctagacaaaataaaaatgaactgcatagtttgcttgtaaattacgagacgaatctagtgagtctaattaggctatgattagatactaaattgctatATTAATTGCTACAacacacatgctctaatgacgaattaattaggctcattagatttgtctcatagtttacagacgagttctgtaattagttttgtgatcagtcaatgtttaatacttcaaatatgcaAATATTTACAACTTTACACGGGCAACTAAACGAGGCCTGTGCACAACATGCTTTGCTCTGCATCTGCTGCGATGCTTtttggccttgtttagatccataaagccaaaatataaaatttttataaatcgcttgtatggtgtattaaatgtagttgaaaaataaatcgcattacacaatggactgtaaatcgcgagacgaatctaatgagcctaattaggacgcgattagacactaaattgctatagtaatgctacagtaaacatgatctaatgatggattaattagactcattagattcgtctcgtagtttacagacgagatctgtaattaattttgtaattaatttacatttaatatttcaaatgttgaagattctctttcaaaaaaccAAAAAACCAAAATGCAAACTGAACTAAACAAGGCATTAGTTGCCTGCGGGGACTGTGATTGCCATGCTGTaacttccttccttccttttccttccttccttcctcaaTCACTGGATTACTTCGAGACATGGTGTTTTCCGGCTTTACGCTCATGGTCTGCTAATACTGTAGCCACCAAACTTCTTCAGCTCCGAGAACACTCATTTAGTGACTCACTCAATCATGACACCGTCCGGATCATTTCGAAAGTAATATCAGCCATTTCTTGGAGCATCATCTCACTAATTAAATGTAACGTTGCATTCCCTCCTCCTGTCATGAATAATGTTAGCAACCCGCTCCATCAGATAAAATGTGGAAAAAGTTGCTCCTGGACAACCAAAATACTATAGAGCTGCCGGATGATGTGGCAAAAAACTATATTTGCTAGAAGGCACTCGGCCCCTGGTGACCTTTgcgtttttttttgagaaagtcGTAATCTCATACGTTTAGCAAGCGAAATGGTGATGTTTCGAGAAGAAAATACCATGTGTCTCACTTTTCTCAGGTAGCCACGAGTGACGGTTGATTAACACAAACAAGGGCTGCAAAATTAGACATTAGTACTAGTTGTGTAGTTCTATCTGATTGACAAGGATGACATAAACCAATCACCTAATAAGTGTCAGAAAGCTGAGGTGGTAGAAATTTGAAAGTCCACAACGGCGAGACCGTTGGTTTAGGTTGGTCACCAATCTAGCACAGCTCATGTCACGATAAATCAGCTCATGAAGCCGATGTATACTTGCTCCGCCCGTTTAGTAGCCGCGTTGCAACCTGCTCCAGCGTGTTGGATAAGAACCAAGAGGCCGAGAGGTATGCACAGTACTCTCTGATTCTGACCTTAGCTAAAACAGATGAGGAACCCGTTTTGGTACACTGTACCTACCAAGGAGGCGATCAGTTGTATAGTTTTTTCCCATGAAATTTCTGTCTGCATGGTATGACCAAATTTTCTGAACAGGTAGCACAAGACTTGCCTTCAGCTCTTTcactaaagaaaaaaaaacttagcaCCGGTAGCTTTGCAACTAACTGCTCATTGACACAAAGATTCCGTGCACTTATAAGACGGCGCAACCATTCTGATGACCTAACCGGAACTGCATTGCGCCCTGTGATGAGCTGCGAACCCTGGGCTTGGACAGGCTCAAACATGATGTGATGTTCTAGTTTAAGGACGGGAGCAGAAGGTGCTGGTAGCAGCGGTTTTAAAACATCCAAAATAGCATTCAgatcaaattttgaatttcccGTTTGGATCGCTCCTAACAACTAGATTCGAGTCTCCTCTTTGTACTGGGACAACCCGTATGATCGGTCACGTGGCAGCAAGAGGCCAAGTGTACGCTGCTCATTTCCTATGGCAGGCAGGAACAAAGGGACAGCGAATTATGCCACAGGGCCGGCGCCTGTGTCTCACTCGCTCACCGCTTGTTCTGTCCGGCTTTGCTCCGCGCCGCGGCCATTCAGAACGTACTTGTGGTTGGCGTCAAGGAGGAAAACTTTAAAGAAAACACCCATGGCGCTGCGCAGCAGCTACAAGTGTCGGACCCTCGCTAATCAGGACGCTGCCGATCGATTGATTGATGCTGCACGCTTTGATGTACGGCACGTCACCTAACCATTCGATTGGAATCTTAAAAAAATGCCCTGGCCTCCAGCAAAAACATTTGTGTGCCATCAGGAGTCAGGCATCAGGCCTTTCTACCAAGAGGATTGCACGGTGCGACGCCCTCCCATGTGTGAATGTGTCACGATTCAAAAAACACAGGATTACAAAAAATACAGgattttcatgatctcatctcCCTTTCACCGGCCGGTACACCgagcttctactggccgacctGACCGTCGTCACACGCCGCGCACTGTGGACTTGAGGCGCGCATCGTGGCAGCGACCGTCGCGACCACCAACCGTGCTCGCTCGcttggtcgtcgtcgtcgtcgtccgtgtGCTGCTCCGCTCTCACTGAATCCCGGAACGGTTAACGACTTCGTGCCGTCCAACGCACCAACCCATTTGCAACGAAACGAACAGGGTAAAGAAATGCAGGCATCGCAAGCAACAGACCGACCATCAACTGTTCTGTATGTTCACAGGTCAGCTCACTGCTCACACAAGGCAAGGGACAAAGGAGATACGAGAAGTACGCTGCCAGAAGCAACGAGCCATGTGAAATGAAAATCACTGATCCGCCATGGCTGGCCCATCGCCGATGGGGAAGCAGCTGTTGCTTCACGTtcaagaaggcggcggcggcattatTCCTTTTTTTCCGGCCTCCCGGACGCTTAGGCTACTACTACTTATCCGACACATCAGCAGCTCATGTACATGGGAGACTTGGACAAGGAGAAGAAGCGAAGGTTGCCGAGGGATTCCGGCTCTGATCGACGTCACTCTGTCAGTCTTGTCTGTTAATCGTCTATCTCTAGTCCTCTGATCAAGGCCCGGCCTAACAGGCAGCGTCAGGGAGGAGGCTCTTGTCTTGAGGgggtggcagagcacgccttcaCCGTTTCAGTCACTCCCACTCGTGCGTGTCGCAGGGGTAGCAGCCCTCCTGGGCGATGTCCGCGATCTGGACGCCCGTGTCGTagacctcgccggcgcgccaccgccgcgggagCACCTCCCGGTCGGCCCAGACCCACTTGCCGTCGTACCCGCCGGTCACCACCACCCTGAGCTGcagcggccccggcggcgcctGGCTGGTGCTCCACGCCGGGCCGTAGTCGCGCGTCATGAACTTCCAGTTGGACGAACCAACCTACATCCGAGTTCCAGCCGGAATCAGAACTCTGATTCAAATCCAGCAAAAAGTGTCAAGCGAACACTGATTTGTGTTTTACCTgcgcgacgtcgacggcgacgaTGTCGGTCTGGCCGCCCTGGTAGAGGAACCTGATGGTCAGCTCGCCGGGGGCGCGGCTCTTCTCCTCCACCCTCACCGAGAGGTTCCGGTGATTGTACTCGCACGGTACCCTGCACATGGCGCGGCGCTGACAGAAATTGAGCCCTCCGGTTTCTAATTCAAGAAAGCAgagacaaaaagaaaagaaagaaaagaaaagaaaatcctTTGTTTCATCCCAACACGAAAAGAAATGGATATTACTTCTCCTACAGTAATCTACCAGCAGCTGTTTCCTTCGTTTCTTCCGGTCCTAGATAGTATGAGACGCATGACGCGGTTAGTGTTTTTTACTTTTTATTACCCACCTCTTGTACTCGACGTCGACGGTGCGAAACTTGGCTAGGCGCGCGGCCATGCCGTGGCGCGCCATGGCGGCGAAGGCCGGGCTGCTGAGCACGAGGTCGGTGCGGTTGGTCCTGGCGCGGTCCGTGACGACCACCCttgcgcccgccgcggcgcagAGCTTCCTGTCCTTGCACCGGACCTGCGCAGAACGCACGCCGGGATCGAATCACAGGTTTATTTGCGGCGATGCGTTCCCGGCCCTGGATATCGAGGAGTAGTTAGTTACCTGGAAGCATGCGCCGCAGCCGACGCCGGCCCGGTACAGCGcggggcccgcggcggcgaggaagccgccgcccatggccgccgcctcggcgccgtACCCGCAGGAGCCGCCTGCAGAATCGAACTCCGGTCAGAATCAGAACAAGTTGTCTGTCCGGCAGAAACCATAAGATCAAGAAAGGAAACATGGCGAGCTCGGGCGATCGGCGCCGGCGGAAGGCGCGTACCGGCGAGGGTGAGCGAGGAGGCGTAGTAGGCGGCCCTGGAGCGGTGGACGCAGCGGTCGCAGGCGGACGCGAGGAGCGGTGCTAGCAGGGCGAGGAGGAGCACGAGGGAtgaggcggcgaggcggacaGGGACGGGGACGGCCATCTCCCCCACTTGGGCCTCCGCGGAGAGTGGGTCGGCTCGGTCGATCGATGCTGGAGTTGGCTCGGGTCGGCGGCGAGAGGAGGGGGCTCCTTGTGCTTGACGACTGCTTTTATACACCACCACTACTGCCCTGAAGGCTGAGGCCCCGTTCACTTTCCAAAAAATTTTTTATGATATTCGTTgcatcgaattttcggacacatgcatgaagcattaaatataattgaaaaaaataactaattatacaacctaactgattagcacgagatgaatcttttaaacctaattaatttatgattgaatatttttgtcaagtaacaatgaaatgtgtTATAGTGATTTTTTATCACCTTTTCGCGAACTGAACGGGGCCTGAAGCTCCCCCAGGGCACAGCATGGTGTAACCGTAACCGTAACTAGGGTGTACTAGGTGCCGGAAGGAGCAAGCCGTAACCAGGCTCGGCTAGACGACGGCTACGAGTAGTAGGAGCGAGGTTTACATCACGCCAGGCAGCAAGGAGGCCGTGCCAAAACGGAGCGGAGGGCCAGCGACTCCACCTCCACGCCGGCCGTCTTCTGCATCAGCGCGgcacgggcggcggtggtgtaaAGGCGGACCACCACGCCGGAGGTAATGTATCAAACCAAACGTGATTTCCCTGTCTCCACCAAGTACAGAGTAGCAGTGTACCAGTCATGACTGTCGTCAGTCTCGAGCCCCGCTTTCGCAGATACTTcacctttttctctcttttttcccatCAAATTTTGGGGCCTGTCTAATTAGCGCGCGATAGGACGGAACCTAACAATCGATTCCCCGACAGCCCAGACTTTCTCTTTTGGGACGCAAATTCAATCCCGCGAGCGAGCATTAGCAAGTCTCGCAGCGATCGATCCGGCTACGTGCAATCATTTGCTGCCCTTCTACGC
This window contains:
- the LOC120691816 gene encoding expansin-like A1, whose translation is MAVPVPVRLAASSLVLLLALLAPLLASACDRCVHRSRAAYYASSLTLAGGSCGYGAEAAAMGGGFLAAAGPALYRAGVGCGACFQVRCKDRKLCAAAGARVVVTDRARTNRTDLVLSSPAFAAMARHGMAARLAKFRTVDVEYKRVPCEYNHRNLSVRVEEKSRAPGELTIRFLYQGGQTDIVAVDVAQVGSSNWKFMTRDYGPAWSTSQAPPGPLQLRVVVTGGYDGKWVWADREVLPRRWRAGEVYDTGVQIADIAQEGCYPCDTHEWE